A single genomic interval of Lathyrus oleraceus cultivar Zhongwan6 chromosome 7, CAAS_Psat_ZW6_1.0, whole genome shotgun sequence harbors:
- the LOC127102983 gene encoding uncharacterized protein LOC127102983 yields the protein MQGDRKMQGAGDVQGAGGIGDMQNTSSGQHTPIANDPSQPNQQTTTAHNLPPTGLKKRRLDENGNIKRSEVWDHFNLIPDSDPPITECKYCHKMYMHDSKKHGRSNLKSHMKTCLKYALNVSIDPTQRILLYSTTKGNMLVPLSSRFNHVVCINGFM from the exons ATGCAAGGAGATAGAAAAATGCAAGGAGCAGGAGATGTGCAAGGAGCTGGAGGAATTGGAGATATGCAAAATACCT CAAGTGGGCAACACACACCAATTGCCAATGATCCTTCTCAACCAAATCAACAAACTACAACAGCACACAATCTTCCACCAACTGGCCTAAAGAAAAGAAGACTTGATGAAAATGGTAACATAAAGAGATCTGAGGTATGGGATCACTTTAACCTTATTCCTGATAGTGACCCCCCAATTACTGAATGTAAGTACTGCCacaaaatgtatatgcatgaCTCTAAGAAACATGGAAGATCAAACTTAAAGAGTCACATGAAAACATGCCTCAAGTATGCATTGAACGTGTCTATCGACCCTACCCAAAGAATCTTGTTATATTCAACAACTAAGGGAAATATGTTGGTTCCATTAAGTTCTAGGTTTAACCATGTAGTTTGCATAAATGGATTCATGTAG